The Candidatus Eisenbacteria bacterium genome contains the following window.
TTCCCGGCTCGTCGTCGTGCCAGACGACGTGGATATTTCCGAGGCTGTCAGCCGCGACACAGTGTGCGTTGCCTGTCGAGAGACCGGATCTACCGGGGTCAAAAGTGAGACGCCTGTCGGATTGCCAAGAGGCGTGAGTGCTCGAGGTCAGCGAGACAAACAGAAGCACACCCAGGGCCGAGGAAAGGAATTTACCCGGTTTCATCGTGAGCGTCTTCCCCTCGCCCAGAACCCCGGCAGAGATTCGCCAAAAAGCCCTCACAGACGTAAAACACCCCCCTTCCGCACAAAACCTCAAGTCTGCTAGGGACCACAGGCTCCAGCAATATCGTACAGCCGCACGAGGAGAAAAGTCAAGGAGATTACGGGAACCTAACGATCCTTCCCAGGGCGACCCGGATTTTCTGCTTCTCGTCCTGAGACGGAAAACGCAAGAGCCAGAGAAGAAGGAGAAAAACGAGCGATCCAGCCGTCTTCACGCCAACGGCCCCCAAACCGGTCAGGGGTATGATCGCAAGGCACAGATAAGAGACGAGACCGGCGAGCACGATTTTCAGAATCCTGATGAGCTCGTAGGCCACGGGAAAAAGCCTTCTCAACACGAGCAAGAAATACGTCACAACGACGCCGAAGGCAGCCACGGTGGCAAGAGCCACTCCGAGAACGCCCATGTAGGGAATCACGAGCACGCTGAGCGTGATCTTGACGATCGCCCCGCAGATCATTGCCAGCGACACGTGATACGTTCTTTCGCGAAGATATATGCCTACCACGACCACGCTTGCCACGCCGTACAGAACAAAGCCCATCGCGACAAAGGGAACGACAGGTGCCGCATCCGCGTACGAGGCTCCTGCGACAAACCGTATGATGTCTCCTATCGTGGCCGAGAGAAGCACAAGGATGCCTACGCTCAAGAGCGCGAAATATGTGAGCGTCCTCGAGTAGAGCTGTTTTGCGTTTTCCTGAGTGGAGACCCTGAACATGAAAGGCGACCAGGCGGTGAGAAATGGGGTCACGAGAAACAGATTCACCGCCGACGCAAACTTGAAACCCACGCCGTATACTGCCACCATCGTGAGATCACCGAATTGCCTTAACAAATACCTGTCCGACTGATTCAGGGCCCAGAGGGCCAAACCGCCGGGCACCAGAAAGGCGCCAAACCTGAGGGCCTTCTTCAAGATCGGAAGCTCCATTGTAGGCTTCCAGCGTCTAAGAATGACGGGCGCAAGCATGACGAATCCCACTGCCGTTCCGACGAGCGTGCCCTCAAGCACTCCCATCACGCCTCGCCGTGCGTACACGACGAGGTAGAGGGAAGTCAGAAAAGTGGCCGCAAGCCTGCAGCAGGAGATGAATACAAAGAGCGCCGCCCTGCGATTCATCCTCAGCAAGTCGAGGGGCATTCTGGAGAGAATCGTGAGAAGGTTGGTGACGCACACGATGAGAAACGCGCTCCTCCAGGCAGACGTCCCGAACACAATGCTCGAGAGTCTCCCGGAAAAGAGAACGCACACGAGTGTGACGGCGAGGCACTCCAAGAGGAGGAAATTGAAGATGGAATAGATCAGCGACCGCCGGGCCGCTTCTTCCCTTTCCTCTCCATAAAACCTGAAGAACGCCGAGGTGAGTCCCAGCTCAATGACGGCAAACATCAAGAGCCCGAGCATTTCGGCAAGGAACACTATCCCGTACTCGGCAGGCGTGAGGACTCTTGCGAGAATCGGGAGAAGAAAAACGCCCGCCAGTTGAGTCGCGAGGGCGCCTACTCCATATACGGCGGACTGTCTTATTAGATCTGCTATTCTCTCGCGCGGCTCTTCGAGAAGACTCACAATTACCCTTACGCTCTCATTCTCGCGCCATCATCCCCACGACATCATTCCCGCATCCTGAGGGCGAGTATGGTCATGTCGTCGGAAACGTCGTTACTACCGATGAAGTCGAGCACCGTTTTCTCGACCTGTGTCACAATTTCCTTAGCGCTGAGGGAGGAAGGAACGTTGCTCAGGAGCTTCATGAGACGCTCCTCTCCGAACTCCTCTCTCCCGGCTCCGGAGGCCTCCGTGACTCCGTCGGTGTAGAGCACGAGGATCTCTCCCGGCGAGAGCTTCACTGTATGCTCGTTGTAGGAAGCCTCTCTCAGGACGCCAAGCACCAGGTCCCCCTTG
Protein-coding sequences here:
- a CDS encoding oligosaccharide flippase family protein, with translation MSLLEEPRERIADLIRQSAVYGVGALATQLAGVFLLPILARVLTPAEYGIVFLAEMLGLLMFAVIELGLTSAFFRFYGEEREEAARRSLIYSIFNFLLLECLAVTLVCVLFSGRLSSIVFGTSAWRSAFLIVCVTNLLTILSRMPLDLLRMNRRAALFVFISCCRLAATFLTSLYLVVYARRGVMGVLEGTLVGTAVGFVMLAPVILRRWKPTMELPILKKALRFGAFLVPGGLALWALNQSDRYLLRQFGDLTMVAVYGVGFKFASAVNLFLVTPFLTAWSPFMFRVSTQENAKQLYSRTLTYFALLSVGILVLLSATIGDIIRFVAGASYADAAPVVPFVAMGFVLYGVASVVVVGIYLRERTYHVSLAMICGAIVKITLSVLVIPYMGVLGVALATVAAFGVVVTYFLLVLRRLFPVAYELIRILKIVLAGLVSYLCLAIIPLTGLGAVGVKTAGSLVFLLLLWLLRFPSQDEKQKIRVALGRIVRFP